The following is a genomic window from Candidatus Gorgyraea atricola.
AGCGCATTGCCGAAAAACAACGCGTCCGCGAACAAAAACTCCAGGCAAGAGAAGAAAAGCTCCTGAAATCAAAAAGAGCCAAAGAGAACCGCATCGCGGAAAAACAACGCGTCGGAGAAGAAAAACAGCGCGCCCGCCAGGAAAAAATAGATAACGCTATAGAGCTCAAGAAAGACCGCCTCGCCGAAAAACAACGCGTCAGGGAAGAAAAACAACGAGAACACCAGAAAAAGATAGATGAGGCCAGAAGAGCAAAGGAACAAAAACTCCAGGCAAAGCAGGAGCGCATAGAAGAAAAGCAGCGCCTGAGAGAAGAAAAGCGAAGAGCCAGAGAAGAACGCAATGCCAGAAAAAAAATCGAGCGTCAACAAAAGCTTGATAAAAAGAGGCAGAACGCGAAATGACCAATATAGTATTTAAAAAAATAAAAGTCGCCTGTAAGGTTGTTTTATCGATCCCTTTATGTCTTTTACTGGTAACCGGCAGCGCGTATAGCAGTGGAACGGAAACAGGAGATGATGTTTCCGCTCTTATGCAGGAATTTAAGGAGCTCAAGCAGAAGTTTGGAGAAATGGACGATCTTAAGAAGAGGGTAGGCGAACTTGAGAAAAAGGTCTCCAGTCAGGAAGAGATAATAAAACGCCAGAAGAGGGCATTGGAAAAGGCGGGAGAGATCGCGCCTGCCATAAAAGAAGCAATGATGCCTCCGGAGAAAAAGGTCCTTGTAAAGAGTTTTATATTAGAGGGCGTAAATTTATTTGACGCAAAGGATTTCGAGCCGATCCTTGGCAGGTACCGCAATAAGGAGCTAGGCCTGAGGGATCTAAAAAAGGCAGCGGATGAGATAACTAATTTTTACCGCGGCAAAGGTTATATTACGAGTTTGGCATACGCGCCGAATCAGGAGATATCTGATAATACAGTCGAATTCAGGATCATAGAAGGCCAGGTCGGTGAGATAAAGATCGAGGGCGGCAAGCATTATAAGGAAAAGCCAATAGCATGGAAGTTTAAGGTGGAAGAAGGCCAGATACTGGATTATAACCGGCTTGAAAAGAATGTAAAGCGCCTGAATAAACAGCCTGACAGGACTGTAAAAACAGTACTTTTGCCCGGCAAGGAACAGGGGACCTCGGATATAGTGGTAAAGATGCAGGAAGAAAGCTCACCCCAGCATGTTTATCTGGAATACAAAAACAGCGGAACAAAGGTTACAGGCAAGAACCGTTTTGCCATGGGCTATGTTAATAATAATTTATTAGGACACGAGGATATGTTTTCTATAAAAGGCCAGGTAGGTCAGAATTATGATAAGGTAAACGCGGTAGTAATGGATTATAACTTTCCTATAAACACTTATGACACGCGTGTTGGTGCATACGGACTTTACAGCCACGCTGATATAGGCGGGCAGTTCCAGATCATCAGTCCTGAAGGAGAGGCAGCTGCGTTCGGACCTTATATAACACATCCTCTTTTTGATAAGAATCTTTCTGATCCTGTCGCAATGAATGTAAGCGGTAATATTACAGCTGGATTTGACTGGGTAAGCGTGCGCAATAAGATACTAGGTAATGAAACCAGCCACGACGAATTACGCGTTCCCAAGATCGGCTTAGGCATCGATGAAAAAGACAGCAGGGGAAGGACATTCCTTTCAAACGAGGTTCGTTTCGGCATGGATAATTTTATGGGGTCGCTTGACGAATATGATGAGAGCGCGAGCCGGCTTAACGCGGGAGGCGAGTTCGTGAAATACACAGCTTCATTGAGCAGGATCACCAAGCTCCCGTTTTCAAGCATGCTGATCTCATCTTTTAAACTTCAGCTCACTGATAATCCTCTGGTTAATTCAGAACAGTTGAGCCTTGGCGGAGTAAATAGCATAAGGGGCTTTCCTGAAAACGACTACCTGGCTGATTACGGCTGGTTCTCAAATATAGAGTTTAGG
Proteins encoded in this region:
- a CDS encoding ShlB/FhaC/HecB family hemolysin secretion/activation protein, whose amino-acid sequence is MTNIVFKKIKVACKVVLSIPLCLLLVTGSAYSSGTETGDDVSALMQEFKELKQKFGEMDDLKKRVGELEKKVSSQEEIIKRQKRALEKAGEIAPAIKEAMMPPEKKVLVKSFILEGVNLFDAKDFEPILGRYRNKELGLRDLKKAADEITNFYRGKGYITSLAYAPNQEISDNTVEFRIIEGQVGEIKIEGGKHYKEKPIAWKFKVEEGQILDYNRLEKNVKRLNKQPDRTVKTVLLPGKEQGTSDIVVKMQEESSPQHVYLEYKNSGTKVTGKNRFAMGYVNNNLLGHEDMFSIKGQVGQNYDKVNAVVMDYNFPINTYDTRVGAYGLYSHADIGGQFQIISPEGEAAAFGPYITHPLFDKNLSDPVAMNVSGNITAGFDWVSVRNKILGNETSHDELRVPKIGLGIDEKDSRGRTFLSNEVRFGMDNFMGSLDEYDESASRLNAGGEFVKYTASLSRITKLPFSSMLISSFKLQLTDNPLVNSEQLSLGGVNSIRGFPENDYLADYGWFSNIEFRTPAFFFPSALKVPYDKKATSLKDAVQLVYFVDFGKGNLKFDRAGEQRNDIMIGAGIGLRFDLYKHLKGRIDWGFPVGNEEPSDNSSNTVYMSIQCDLW